The window ACCCTCCCTCGGGATCGATGACCCTGAGGTCGAGGTCGTTCACCAGGTGAAGCCTGGCCTGGGGAAGGGAGGGGTAATCCGACCAGGCCAGGGTCACCCTGAGTTGGCTTCCAGTTTTTACCTCAACGCGGAAAACGCGCGACTCTCCGCTGCGCATCCCCTCGCCGTCGTCGATGACCCTTAACCAGGTTTCCCGGTCCGTGGGCGCAGTGAAGTCGCACTTCCCCCATCCCTCCACCGGGTTGGGCGCGCGCGGCACCTCCAAGCCCGCCTCGCCGTACTGGCCGGGATACAGGTCCAGCGCACCGTTCACCAGGAAGGCCTTCACGAGGGCGGCGGACGGGGGCACGCCCCTCGCCGCCGTGAGCTCGGACCTCAAGGAGGCCACCCTTCCCGCCACCAGCGCGGCAGCCACGCCGGTGCCGTAGACCACGCACGTGCGGTCGCCGACGGGAAACGCAGCGGGACGACCCGCGGTTCCCGCCGCGGCGAAGGTGACCACTCCCGTCGCGGCGGCGACCAGGTCCGGCTTTATCCTGCCGTCCGTGGTGGGACCCCGCGAACTGAAAGCGGCCATCCCCGGGGTCGATCCTTCCGCCCTGTCTTCCTTCAGGGGAGAGGCGGGGAAGCGCCCCGCAAAGGCGCCTTCCAACTCGCCGTAGGTGGGGACGCGGTAGCTCCCGGCGCGGCCCGCACCCTCGCAGCCCCCCACCGCAAGCACGTTCTTGGCCGCCGCTCCCCCCAGCAGGCTCCCCCTGTCCACCACCCCGTCCCCGTCAGCATCGGTGCCCTCGTTCCCCGCCGGCTCCACTATAGTCATGTCCGCATGGTCCCAGGCAAATGCATCCCTCTGAAAGCCGTAGATCCCGTAGGCACAAAGGGATTCCCTGCCCTCAGGCACGCTGCCGTCGAGGAGCGACCTCGCCCCCTCCAGGTATGCCCTCTCCAGCAGCGCGGTCATGGAGGCCGGCTGCGGCAGGGGGCCGATCCCGTATCCGGTGGCATAGACGGCGAGCTCGACGGGGTTCGGGCGCGCCGTGTCGCCTTCCGAGGACAGCGAGTCGCCCGCGAGCAGAACTCCCGCCAACGCCGTTCCGTGCCCGCTCACGTCCTCTCCCTCGTCTCCCCGGAAGGAGTAGACGCCGGTCACCCTGCTCCTGAGCGTCTGCGGCAGGCCGTCCGCGCCCGCGCTCGCCAGGCCGCTATCGGCGAGGGCGACCTTCTCCGGCCGAGTGGAGACGGCAGCGGCGTGATCGGGATGGAGATCGCCCGCCGACGCGCCCCGCGGCGAGGCGACCGCGTTCCCGGCCAGGGTACCGCCGGTGTACAACTCCAGCCACTCCACGGCGCGCAGGGCGGCCACCTCGTCAAGCATGTGCGGCGCCACGCGCATGACCAGGATGCCGCACCACGCGTCCTTCTCCCCCTCCAGGACCTCCACGCCCATGTCGCGCAGCGCCCGCGCCGTCTCCTCCAGCAACGAACCGTCGTAGA of the Actinomycetota bacterium genome contains:
- a CDS encoding S8 family serine peptidase gives rise to the protein MDVDMMCSRNGRLCRRAKAVILAVVLLTACGAVGSGDAARAQEPGPSPGFPVLLTNGAIYPWDHDAGRIPPAFRVDGYRSSGLYLVQCAGSIEGSWLEAVREAGGKVCGYIPYNALLVAVDNRQRAGVEGLPFVSWTGIYQPYFKVSPSLQLQLSQGREATVAALLYDGSLLEETARALRDMGVEVLEGEKDAWCGILVMRVAPHMLDEVAALRAVEWLELYTGGTLAGNAVASPRGASAGDLHPDHAAAVSTRPEKVALADSGLASAGADGLPQTLRSRVTGVYSFRGDEGEDVSGHGTALAGVLLAGDSLSSEGDTARPNPVELAVYATGYGIGPLPQPASMTALLERAYLEGARSLLDGSVPEGRESLCAYGIYGFQRDAFAWDHADMTIVEPAGNEGTDADGDGVVDRGSLLGGAAAKNVLAVGGCEGAGRAGSYRVPTYGELEGAFAGRFPASPLKEDRAEGSTPGMAAFSSRGPTTDGRIKPDLVAAATGVVTFAAAGTAGRPAAFPVGDRTCVVYGTGVAAALVAGRVASLRSELTAARGVPPSAALVKAFLVNGALDLYPGQYGEAGLEVPRAPNPVEGWGKCDFTAPTDRETWLRVIDDGEGMRSGESRVFRVEVKTGSQLRVTLAWSDYPSLPQARLHLVNDLDLRVIDPEGGFSYPNGRTSRDPLNNVERVVLDVSGKPGTYTLEIAAANVPMAPQPYALVVQLF